The Thermosynechococcus sp. genome has a segment encoding these proteins:
- the gltX gene encoding glutamate--tRNA ligase: MTVRVRLAPSPTGQLHIGTARTAVFNWLYARHRGGKFILRIEDTDRERSRPEYTENILEGLQWLGLTWDEGPYFQSDRLDLYRQAIQTLLDKGLAYYCYCTPAELDALRAEQKAKGQAPRYDNRHRHLTPEEQAAFDAAGRTPVIRFKIEDDRQIEWQDLVRGRVSWQGADLGGDMVIARAAPRGEIGYPLYNLVVVVDDIAMGITDVIRGEDHIGNTPKQILLYEALGATPPNFAHTPLILNSAGQKLSKRDGVTSISDFRAMGYLAPALANYMTLLGWSPPEGMGELFTLDLAAKHFSFERINKAGARFDWDKLNWLNRQYIQQLEPEEFLAALIPLWQEAGYAFDQERDRPWLFDLAQLLQPGLNTLREAIDQGAIFFIPSVTFDSEAMAQLGQPQSASILAYLLEHLPSEPTLTVEMGQQLIQQTTKAAGVKKGATMRTLRAALTGAVHGPDLMATWQILHQRSWDQPRLAAALKQAQATS; the protein is encoded by the coding sequence GTGACAGTTCGTGTTCGTTTAGCGCCGAGTCCGACAGGACAGCTGCACATTGGGACTGCCCGTACCGCTGTATTCAACTGGCTCTATGCCCGCCATCGGGGAGGAAAATTTATCCTGCGCATTGAGGATACGGATCGCGAGCGATCGCGGCCTGAATACACCGAGAATATCCTGGAGGGCTTGCAATGGCTGGGGCTGACGTGGGATGAAGGCCCCTATTTCCAGAGCGATCGCCTGGATCTGTACCGCCAAGCGATTCAAACCCTCTTGGACAAGGGACTAGCCTACTACTGCTACTGCACCCCCGCAGAACTGGACGCCCTGCGAGCCGAACAAAAAGCCAAGGGACAAGCCCCCCGCTACGACAACCGTCACCGCCATTTGACCCCAGAGGAGCAAGCCGCCTTTGATGCAGCGGGACGAACCCCCGTGATTCGCTTCAAAATTGAGGACGATCGCCAGATTGAGTGGCAGGACTTGGTGCGCGGTCGAGTCAGTTGGCAGGGGGCCGATCTAGGCGGCGATATGGTCATTGCACGGGCAGCCCCCCGCGGTGAAATTGGCTATCCCCTCTATAACTTGGTGGTTGTGGTGGATGACATTGCCATGGGCATTACCGATGTCATTCGCGGTGAAGACCACATTGGCAACACCCCCAAGCAAATTTTGCTCTACGAAGCCCTTGGCGCCACCCCCCCCAACTTTGCCCATACCCCTTTGATTCTCAATTCGGCAGGGCAAAAACTCTCGAAGCGGGATGGGGTTACCTCTATTTCCGACTTTCGGGCGATGGGGTATCTAGCCCCCGCTTTGGCGAACTACATGACACTTTTGGGCTGGTCTCCACCAGAGGGGATGGGGGAACTCTTTACCCTTGATCTGGCAGCGAAGCACTTTAGTTTTGAACGGATTAACAAGGCAGGCGCCCGCTTTGACTGGGATAAGCTCAATTGGCTGAATCGTCAATATATTCAACAATTGGAGCCAGAAGAATTTTTGGCGGCACTCATCCCTTTGTGGCAGGAGGCAGGCTATGCCTTTGATCAGGAGCGCGATCGCCCTTGGTTGTTTGACCTTGCCCAACTCCTGCAACCCGGGCTCAACACCCTTAGGGAGGCCATTGATCAAGGGGCTATTTTCTTTATACCCAGCGTCACCTTTGATTCTGAAGCCATGGCTCAACTGGGCCAGCCCCAAAGTGCGAGCATTTTGGCCTACCTACTAGAGCATTTACCCTCAGAGCCAACCCTCACTGTGGAGATGGGGCAACAATTGATTCAACAGACCACCAAAGCCGCAGGGGTGAAAAAAGGAGCAACAATGCGAACCCTACGGGCGGCCCTCACCGGTGCTGTCCATGGTCCTGATCTAATGGCCACATGGCAAATTCTCCACCAGCGAAGCTGGGATCAACCGCGACTTGCGGCTGCCCTAAAGCAGGCGCAAGCGACTTCTTAG
- a CDS encoding pentapeptide repeat-containing protein produces the protein MQRLAKPNFLVKLRAGVFSLALFSLVVPAVANAENPAHVRQLLETRQCPNCDLRGANLMDANLFKANLAGANLEGAYLAGANLFGANLARANLNRASLYLAILVNANLAGAQLVGTRLTLSNLVNANLSGANLENAVMKGANMIDANLTAANLKGADLDRANLSGANLSQTIFDRPPNP, from the coding sequence ATGCAACGCTTAGCAAAACCCAATTTTTTAGTGAAACTGCGAGCAGGGGTATTCTCCCTAGCCCTTTTTTCGTTAGTTGTACCGGCGGTTGCCAACGCTGAAAATCCTGCCCATGTGCGACAACTCTTGGAAACGCGCCAATGTCCCAACTGTGATCTGCGGGGCGCAAACCTGATGGATGCCAATTTGTTTAAGGCGAACTTAGCAGGTGCCAATTTGGAGGGGGCCTATCTGGCGGGTGCGAATCTCTTTGGTGCCAATTTGGCAAGAGCAAACTTGAACCGTGCCAGTCTATACCTAGCGATTTTGGTCAATGCCAATTTGGCAGGAGCACAACTGGTGGGAACACGCCTCACCCTCAGCAACCTTGTCAATGCCAACCTCAGCGGTGCCAATCTGGAGAATGCGGTCATGAAAGGGGCAAATATGATTGATGCGAATTTGACGGCTGCCAACCTGAAGGGGGCCGATCTCGATCGCGCCAACTTGAGTGGGGCCAATTTAAGCCAAACAATCTTTGATCGCCCCCCCAACCCCTAA
- a CDS encoding sigma-70 family RNA polymerase sigma factor: protein MTSSLPLAWPRGEETSARVTVPLTKLTAQELVVRCQAGRTPDRAAFTELLRRYQSHVERVIYHLAPDWDDRADLVQEVWIRVYRNIHKLQDASKFRGWLSRIATNLFYDELRKRKRHQPPLSLDAPLKTQEGEMNWELAASDASPDDRLRTDEFYDQLRRAIANLPETFRTTIVLREIEGLSYEEIAQITGVSLGTVKSRIARARQRLQLELQPHLDLPST from the coding sequence ATGACATCCAGTCTTCCCCTTGCTTGGCCACGTGGTGAGGAGACCAGTGCTCGGGTGACGGTGCCACTGACAAAACTGACAGCCCAAGAGTTGGTTGTGCGCTGTCAAGCCGGCAGAACCCCAGATCGCGCTGCCTTTACTGAATTGTTGCGGCGATATCAATCCCATGTGGAGCGAGTTATCTATCACCTTGCACCCGACTGGGACGATCGCGCCGACCTGGTGCAAGAGGTCTGGATTCGGGTCTATCGCAACATTCACAAATTGCAAGACGCCAGCAAATTTCGGGGTTGGCTCAGCCGCATTGCCACCAACTTGTTTTACGATGAGTTGCGTAAACGCAAACGCCATCAACCGCCCCTTTCCCTGGATGCGCCCCTGAAAACCCAAGAGGGTGAAATGAACTGGGAACTTGCCGCCAGTGATGCCAGTCCCGATGACCGGTTGCGCACGGATGAATTCTACGATCAACTACGGCGAGCGATCGCCAACCTACCGGAAACCTTTCGGACAACGATTGTCCTCCGGGAAATTGAAGGCCTCTCCTACGAAGAAATTGCCCAAATCACCGGGGTTTCCCTCGGAACCGTGAAATCGCGAATTGCCCGGGCCCGACAGCGACTCCAACTCGAACTCCAACCTCACCTGGATCTCCCTTCCACCTAA
- a CDS encoding phosphatidate cytidylyltransferase: MLWIRIASGLVAIALALLMTFLGGWYFCLGIGALIYLGQLEYFELARAKGSAPAAKTTLVVSQVLLMTSLLRPDLADAVFPVAGTFICFYLLFQPKLASIADISTSIMGLFYGGYLPSYWVRLRGLEQQSTLPLGGFWPERLQLTAFPLGLQVTLLAFACIWAADIGAYAVGKLFGRTRLSHISPKKTVEGAMFGVLGSLGIALWGAYSLAWPLPWLAGALFGLMIGIASLLGDLTESMMKRDAGVKDSGQLIPGHGGILDRADSYVFTAPLVFYFVTLLLPILAFH, encoded by the coding sequence ATGCTCTGGATCCGCATTGCCAGTGGACTTGTCGCGATCGCACTTGCGCTGCTGATGACCTTCCTAGGCGGTTGGTATTTTTGTCTGGGGATTGGGGCGCTCATTTATCTGGGGCAACTGGAATATTTTGAACTCGCCCGTGCGAAAGGGAGTGCACCGGCCGCTAAAACGACGCTAGTCGTCAGTCAGGTGCTCCTGATGACTTCCCTGCTGCGGCCTGACCTTGCGGATGCCGTCTTTCCAGTGGCGGGCACCTTTATTTGTTTTTACCTATTGTTTCAGCCCAAGCTGGCCTCGATCGCCGATATTTCCACCTCAATCATGGGGTTGTTTTATGGCGGCTATTTGCCCAGCTATTGGGTGCGCCTGCGGGGGCTAGAACAGCAGTCAACCCTGCCCTTAGGGGGCTTCTGGCCAGAACGGCTGCAACTGACGGCCTTTCCCTTGGGATTACAAGTGACGCTGTTGGCCTTTGCCTGTATTTGGGCGGCAGATATTGGTGCCTATGCGGTTGGTAAGCTCTTTGGCCGCACCCGTCTCTCTCACATCAGTCCCAAGAAAACCGTGGAAGGAGCTATGTTTGGTGTCTTGGGGAGCTTAGGCATCGCCCTTTGGGGAGCGTACTCCCTCGCCTGGCCCCTGCCTTGGCTGGCGGGAGCTCTGTTTGGTCTGATGATTGGGATTGCCAGCCTATTGGGCGATTTAACCGAGTCAATGATGAAACGGGATGCCGGCGTCAAAGATTCTGGGCAGTTGATCCCGGGGCATGGCGGCATTTTGGACCGCGCTGATAGCTACGTATTCACAGCACCCTTGGTCTTTTATTTTGTAACGCTCCTCTTGCCAATTTTGGCTTTCCATTGA